The region GCGGAAAGCGTACTTTTCCCGGAACCGTTCGGCCCCATAATCGCGTGGACTTCACCAGGACGCACGTCCAGGCTCAGGCCGCGCAGGATCTCTTTATCTTCAACGCTTACCTGCAAGTCTTTAATACTTAACATTTCTTATCCTTTAATTCTTAACCGACGCTGTGTTCAAGGCTGATAGCCAGCAGTTTTTGCGCTTCAACGGCAAACTCCAGCGGCAGTTCAGAGAAAACGTCTTTACAGAAGCCGTTGACGATCATGGAAATGGCATCGTCTTCACTGATCCCGCGTTGCAGACAGTAGAAGAGCTGGTCTTCACCAATACGCGATGTCGTGGCTTCATGCTCAAGCTGCGCGCTGTTATTACGGCACTCGACATACGGGAAGGTGTGCGCCCCGCAATCCGGGCCAATCAGCATCGAGTCGCACTGGGTGAAATTACGGGCATTGGTCGCTGTCGGCATGATTTTCACCAGCCCGCGATAGCTGTTCTGGCTGTGTCCGGCGGAGATCCCTTTGGAAATAATCGTCGATTTGGTGTTCTTGCCGATATGGATCATCTTGGTGCCGGTATCCGCCTGCTGATGCCCGCTGGTCAGCGCGACGGAGAAGAACTCACCGATCGAGTTATCGCCGCGCAGAATGCAGCTCGGGTATTTCCAGGTGATGGCCGAGCCCGTCTCAGATTGCGTCCACGACATCTTGCTGTTTTCGCCTTCGCACAGCGCACGCTTGGTCACAAAGTTGAGAATGCCGCCGGTGTTGTTATCCCCCGGGAACCAGTTCTGCACCGTGGAGTATTTCACTTCCGCGTCTTTGTGGATGATCACTTCCACCACTGCCGCGTGCAGTTGATAGCTGTCGCGCACTGGTGCGGAACATCCTTCGATATAGCTGACGTAGCTTCCTTCATCCGCCACCAGAATGGTGCGCTCGAACTGGCCGGTTTTTTCCGCGTTAATGCGGAAATAGGTCGACAGTTCCATCGGGCAACGCACGCCTTTCGGGATATAGATAAACGTTCCGTCAGAGGCGACGGCGGCGTTAAGCGCGGCGAAAAAGTTGTCATTGGAAGGCACCACCGTTCCGAGGTATTTTTTAACCAGTTCCGGGTGGTCATGGATCGCCTCGCCGAACGAGCAGAAGATGATCCCTTGCTCCGACAATTTTTCCCGGTACGTCGTTGCCACCGAGACGGAGTCAAAAATGGCGTCGACCGCCACGTCTTTACCTTCGCGTACCGGAACGCCAAGCTGGTTAAAGGCCTCTTCGACCTCTTCCGTCAGCCAGGCATTTGCACCGGTCTGTTGCACCGCACCGGGCTGCGAGGCGCACGTGTCGTCGCAATTGCCACAGGACGGTGCGGAGTAGTAACTGTAATCCTGATAATCCAGTTTTTCGTACTGCGCTTTCAGCCAGTGCGGTTCTTCCATCTCCAGCCACGCGCGGAAGGCGTTCAGGCGGAATTCGAGCATCCAATCTGGCTCGTTGCGTTTCGCTGAAATGGCCCGCACGACATCTTCATTGATGCCTTTTGCCAGCTCGTCGGTGCTCAACCGGGTAAAAAAGCCCTCTTTATAATTGAGGTTGCCGCCGGTCCAGATTTTAACATCGTCAGTTGCTTCAGTATTACGAGACATAGTACCGCCTATACCCCGAAACTTTCGCCACAGCCGCATTCGTGCTGGGCTTTCGGGTTATGAAATTTGAAGATCTGATTTAAACCTTCACGCACGTAATCCACTTCGGTGCCGTCGATAAACGGCATCGCTTGCAGCGGTACGTAAAGGCGTGCGCCGTCAGATTCGTAAAGCAAATCGTCTTCGTTCGGCTCCGTCACGGTATCGAGTACATAGCCAAAACCTGCGCAACCCGTCTGCTTGATACCCAGCCGTACGCCGAGCACGCCGGCCTGCTTACTGGCCAGCGCACGGATATGTTCTGCAGCAGCGGGTGTCATGGTTAGCCCCCGCCACGTAAAATCTTGCGGATTAAATGATTCCATCGTTTACCTCACATCAGCAGATCAAAGGTTCATAATGCTATGTTAGTGATAATGATTATCACTTCAACCTCTTTTCCGAAGGGTTATTCCCCACAAGCCCCTTTTTTCGGCACATGGTATAAGCATAGACTCTGCGCAAAGGCTTTACAGGTAAGTGAAAATTTGTTTAATAAATTGATAAATAATGACTTTAGCGGGCACAGCGGCGAGTAAGAGATGAAAACGAAAAGATGTATAGCCAATGCCTATTATTGAGATAGGGTTTCGGTATTTTTTACTGTAAAAAGTGACCCGCTTATCAAAACATTATCTTTGCGCATAACGGCGTCTTAGACGCATAACCCAAACTTCGGCGCTTTGCGTTATTAAATTAATCTCCAGTGATATCAATAGGCCGCACGTCGACGGCAAAATAGTCATAGTAAAAAGTTGAACTGGATGCTGGAATGAGTGTCCGAAAGCGAGGATTTTTTACCACATTTGAGCAAGTTATGGATAAAACAGCGTTGATTTTGTTACTGCTCGCGGTGGTGGTTCTGGTGGTGGGGTTATGGTCAATTTTCAGCGAAACGCTATGGATAGTAGCCAGCTTCCTGGAAACCTTGCTTTACCCAACTATCTCCACGCCGGAGTGAGGTTATGGTGTTCTGGCCGCTCTAGCGAAAATGGCACTGGGATAAGAAAAAACGTTCAAAAAATAAGAAATTACTCCCTCATTTCTCAGATGAAGTCAGTTATCTTCGTTTTTTTGAAAATGCGCTCACGTCGCTGAGCCATCAAACAAGGAGAGTATTGATGAATGCAAAACCAATGATGTCTTATTTAGATAGCGGAACGGGTTTTCCCGTGCTGTTGGGCCACAGCTATTTGTTTGATAAATCGATGTGGTCGCCGCAAATTGAAACGCTCAGCCAGCACTTTCGTGTGATAGCGCCAGATTTGTGGGGACATGGCGAATCCCCCGCGTTGCCAGGCTCCCCCTCCTCTCTGGCCGATATTGCTGCAGACCATTTGGCTTTAATGGATTCGCTCAATATCGACCAGTTTGCCGTGGTCGGCTTGTCGGTTGGTGGAATGTGGGGAGCAGAACTCGCTGCCGCCGCACCTGCGCGGGTTAAGGCGATGATGTTATTTGATACCTTTATCGGCGATGAAACCGATCTGGCGCGAGAGCGTTATTTCGCGATGCTCAACGCCATCGATGCGACTGGCACCCTTCCCCCGGAGTTACTCGACTATATCGTCGGTCAATTTTATTCGCAGTTTGCCGCGCCCGCAGATGTTCAGCAACTCACCGCTTATCTTTCCTCACTTTCTGCTGAGCAACTTCGCAGCAGTATTGTGCCGCTCGGTAAATTGATTTTCGGTCGACCAGATCGGATGACCATTCTGGATTCTGTGGCTTGTCCGGCGCATGTGGCAACTGGTGAACTGGATCTGCCGCGCCCGCCCGTGGAAGGGCGACAGATGGCTGAAGCATTAGGTTGTCAATTCACGCTGATTCCAAATGCGGCGCATATCAGTAACCGGGAAAATCCTGAATGTGTTTCACAATTGATCGTCGATTTCATGAAACAACATTGTTGATCCCTCATTACATTGCGAAAGCCAGGTAATTAGCCCACCCGGCGATAGTCTATTGCTAACCCTTTAATTAACCGGACGGGAAATACGTTTCCCGTTCGTTCTTCTTGTTATTCGAGACCAGGTTATTACTGTCATAAAACTGTCATTATATTTTTATGTTTGGCCATCTATTTTTAAACGCATCCTGAATACACCTTCAATACCTCGGTTAAACAGCAAGGCCCAAAAAACGAATAAAGATCCAGGCTTATAAACACGCGTGCATTACCAGCAGACATCTTACTAATGGTTAATATTGTTAATTCATTCGTGCTTTATTGTCATAAGCCAAACATCGGGCAGGAGCGCGTTAAGCATATTGGCGGCCAGTTACCTTTCTCACAACAAAACAACAACCTAACACAAACTCATTGTAAGTCTAACCACCACAAAACCGCCAAAATATAAATATTAAGAATAATCTTCTTTGTTAATTTATAGATTTAAGCGATCATTTTCATGATAGTAATAGATATAGACTATCAAAATAAGATAATCGATCATTTAAAACAATTTTCAATCATTATCAGGGCCTGTGTAGAATTGAAAATTGTTTATTAAGAATGTCCTGTTCTTTTGAGTAAGGGCGAAATCAGGAAAATGAAAATTAACACACTGGAAATTAATGGCAGAAAATTCCTGATGACGGCAGAGTTTCATCCCATCATTACTCTCTCAGGAAAAAACATTCTCCGCTATCAAGCGGTGGCGCAATTTTATAACGCTGAGGATTTTCTCATTCCCGCAGAGCAAATAGCCGCTCTGCTGGAAGAAACGGCGGTCAGCAGAAAAGTAACCGATTTTATTTTTGAAGTTATTTGTCATGTACTAAAAATGAAAGAAACAATGACGGTTTCATTCATTTTATCGTCGCAGCTGGCTAATGATATGGATCATCTTACCCAGCTCCTTGAACGCTGCCAGCACAGTAATATTGCCCCGCAACGTATCGAAATTGAGGTCAGTGACAAAATGACTTATCCTCAATTTATCAGTAAGTTACCTTCATTAAAGAAAGCCAAAGAGTATGGCTTTATGGTTTCACTCGGTAAATTTGGCTGTGGAAATGAACATGCAGAGCGCCTGCAATTGTTTGCGTTCAATACTATTAAAATCGATCGCTCCCTTGTCGATGGCATTGCCCGCCACCCGGCAAAACTTTCAACACTGCACCGTTTCATTGACAGCGTAATACCTGCCGGGACGAACGTGATTTGTGAAGGCGTGGATAGCACAGCCGACCTCGCTCTGCTTAACAGGTATAACGCCGGCGGTATTCAGGGGTACACCTTTTCCCGCCCGCTAACCTTTAAGCAACTCCAGTTACTGGAGGGATTTTAAACTCACATAAAAGCCGCTGGCGGGTGATTGGGTAAAGGCGCTATCCCAGGCAGGCTGCCCGTGTACTATTCCTCTGCGTTTTCGCGGGTGCAGACGATCGCTTTATCGTTGGTGTGCTTGCTGTCCGCATAGAAGAAGGCTTTTTTACCCGTTTCGATCTGCGTGATGATATGGATCGCCGCCCAGTTGGTAGCCTTATTTTGATCCTGGCTGTCGGTATAAATCAGCGAGCGGCCGGAATATTGATCGGAGATATCATACGGATTCTCCTGTGGATTCGTGTAATGTCGACCATTGACAGTGAGCCCATCCGGTTCGACGCTGGCGCGGTATTCATCACACTGCAGCGTGATACCCGCAGCCGATGAATACGCCGATAATAAGGCTAAACAGCCGCCCGCAATAAACTTGACCATAACCATCCCGTATACATGTTGTTGGCAACAGAATAATACAACGCCCCTGAGAAGGGGCGCGTTAACAAAGGTTAGTTATAAAGCGAAGGTTCGCCGACCGGGCGGGTTTTAAAACGCCGGTGGATCCAGAGATACTGCTCCGGTGCGCGCAGAATTTCGCGCTCAATCACTTTGTTCATGTAACTGGCGGCAGCAAACTCATCCTGAACCGGATAGTCGTTCAGCGCCTGGCCGATATGCAGCGAATAACCGGAGCAATCCTCTTTACGCACCATCGTGACCGTCAACATTTTCGCCCCGGAAAGGCGCGATAAAACGTAGGTGCCGTTGGTGGTGGCCGCGTTTTGCACACTGAAGAACGGGGCGAAAATACTGCCTTTGCGACCGTAGTCCTGATCCGGCGCGAACCAAACGGCTTCCCCTTGTTTCAGCGCATTGACCAGACCTTTCAGGTTACGGCGATCAATCATCGATTTATTGGAACGCATACGCCCGCGCGTCTGTACCCATTCCATCAACGCATTATTATGCGGGCGATAGGTTGCCATCATTGGCTGACAAAGCCCCATTACGCGCCCGCCCAGCTCCAGCGACATAAAATGCACGCCGACCACCATCACACCACGCTGGCTGGCCTGGGCGGTCTGCAAATGCTGATAGCCTTCGACATCAAACCAGCGGCGTACACGCTTATCCGACCAGAACCACGCCATGCCGGTTTCAATCAACCCCATGCCCAACGACATAAAATTTTTCGCAATCAGCCGCTCACGCAGTTCATCGCTCATATGGGGGAAACATAATTCGAGATTACGGCGGGCGATACGCTCACGGCGCTGCAGGAATCGACGTGATTGCCGCCCCAGCCCCGCGCCAAGGCGGGCAAGAACAGGATAAGGAAGTTGAACGAGCAGCCAGAGCAAACCTAATCCGGCCCATGTCACCCAATGGCGTGGGTGTAAAAATTCGCGCTTAAACGGTGTCATCATTGTTACCTAAAAGCCTTAATTCAGTAGCGCTTAAAGAGACAATGAATCACTTCATCAGGTCATTACGCGTTACAGCCACTCGCGTCGGTTGCTGACAACCGGGCGGTACATCCAGTGCCGGACAATATAGCACGAAGAGCTAAAATCTAATGCGCAGAATAATGAATAAAAAATGAAGATTTTTCGGCGGTTATACCGCCGAAAATGATTAGACAATTGCCGTGGTCAGCCGTGATGAACAACACAGGCGGGATTGTTCGTCATAAATATCGATTTGCCAGACCTGATGCCGCCCCCCCGTATGCAGCGCCCGACAAACACCGCGCACACGCCCGCTGCGCACCGAGCGCAAGTGGTTAGCGTTGACCTCCAGCCCCACCACTTTCTGTTCCCCTTCCGTACACAAATAGCCGGCAACAGAACCGAGCGTTTCCGCCAGCACCACCGACGCACCACCGTGTAACAGGCCAAACGGCTGATGAGTTCGTTGATCTACCGGCATGCTCGCCTCCAGCGCATCGTCACTGATGCGTTCAAAGCGAATATCCAGCAACCCCACCATATTGCCATCACCCATTGCATTCAGGGCTTCCAGCGTAACCGCACGTTTCCAGATCATCCCAAAATCTCCAGCAATGCCTGTAGTGGATGGCGCACGCCATTCCCTTCGATTCGTTTAACCTGGCTGCGGCAAGAGTAGCCGGTTGCCAGACAGCGATTACGCGGCAAACGCTGCATCGCCTGATGCCAGGAAAGCTCATAAATGCCCAGCGAACTGGCATGGTTCTTCACTTCATGACCATAGGTTCCGGCCATGCCGCAGCAGCCAACACTGACATTTTCCAGTACCGCGCCGAAACGCGCAAAAATCGACGCCCATTGCCCCGTAGCACCCGGTAGCGCAGTCACTTCTGTGCAGTGGCCGAACAGATACCAGGGCTCACCGCTGAGCGCGCGTTCACCGATGTTATCCAGCGCCGCTGGCAGCCATTCATGCACCAGTTGCACATGAAAGTCCCCACGCTTATCGCCTAACGCCAGCTTGTACTCGTCGCGGTAGCAGAGCACCAGCGCCGGGTCGACGCCGACCATCGGCATGCCCAGTTGTGCCACGCGGTTAAGGAAATCTGCGGTTTTTTGCGCCGTTTTGGCAAAGCGATTCAGGAAACCTTTAATGTGTTGCGCCTTGCCGTTTGGCGAGAAAGGCAACACGACCGGCGCGAAGCCAAGCCGTTCGACCAGACGAACAAAATCCGCTACGACCTGCGCATCGTAATAGCTGGTAAATGGATCCTGCACCACCAGCACAGTTTTCGCTTTCTGCGCGGCATCGAGCTGTTCAAGCTGCTCAAGCGTCATGTTCGCCGTGCGATGCCCGACCATCTGACGCTGCAATGACGGCACCGACAGCAACGGTAAATCCACCATGCCGATATGCTTCGCGGAAAGGGAACGCACCCACGGCTGGCTCATAAAAAAGTTAAATGTTTTCGGTGCGCGCGCCATTAATGGCGCATAGCTCTCAACCGTGGCGACCAGATGATCGCGTACCGGGCGCAGATAACGGCTGTGATAGAGCTGCAGGAAGCGTGACCGGAACTCCGGCACATCAATCTTGATCGGGCATTGTGTAGAGCACGCTTTACAGGCCAGGCAGCCGGACATCGCTTCTTTAACTTCATGCGAGAAATCATACTCGCCGCGACGGGCATGCCAGCTATTGCGCGTACGCTCGATTAATGTGCGCAAACTGGCCCGCTTTTCCGGCAGCTCTTTTTCCAGCTTAATTGGATCGATGCCACGATCGGCCAGCAGACGCAGCCATTCACGCACCAGCGTTGCCCGCCCTTTTGGCGAATGAATACGGTTCGCCGAGATTTTCATCGACGGGCACATCGGGCTTTTCACATCGAAATTAAAGCATAAGCCGTTACCGTTACACTCCATGGCGCCACGCCATGAGGAACGCACGGCAATAGGAATTTGCCGGTCAAGCGTACCGCGCTTAACGTCATCCACCTTCTTCATCGGCGCATC is a window of Enterobacter sp. R4-368 DNA encoding:
- the sufA gene encoding Fe-S cluster assembly scaffold SufA; translated protein: MESFNPQDFTWRGLTMTPAAAEHIRALASKQAGVLGVRLGIKQTGCAGFGYVLDTVTEPNEDDLLYESDGARLYVPLQAMPFIDGTEVDYVREGLNQIFKFHNPKAQHECGCGESFGV
- the lpxP gene encoding kdo(2)-lipid IV(A) palmitoleoyltransferase; amino-acid sequence: MMTPFKREFLHPRHWVTWAGLGLLWLLVQLPYPVLARLGAGLGRQSRRFLQRRERIARRNLELCFPHMSDELRERLIAKNFMSLGMGLIETGMAWFWSDKRVRRWFDVEGYQHLQTAQASQRGVMVVGVHFMSLELGGRVMGLCQPMMATYRPHNNALMEWVQTRGRMRSNKSMIDRRNLKGLVNALKQGEAVWFAPDQDYGRKGSIFAPFFSVQNAATTNGTYVLSRLSGAKMLTVTMVRKEDCSGYSLHIGQALNDYPVQDEFAAASYMNKVIEREILRAPEQYLWIHRRFKTRPVGEPSLYN
- the menI gene encoding 1,4-dihydroxy-2-naphthoyl-CoA hydrolase → MIWKRAVTLEALNAMGDGNMVGLLDIRFERISDDALEASMPVDQRTHQPFGLLHGGASVVLAETLGSVAGYLCTEGEQKVVGLEVNANHLRSVRSGRVRGVCRALHTGGRHQVWQIDIYDEQSRLCCSSRLTTAIV
- the sufB gene encoding Fe-S cluster assembly protein SufB, translated to MSRNTEATDDVKIWTGGNLNYKEGFFTRLSTDELAKGINEDVVRAISAKRNEPDWMLEFRLNAFRAWLEMEEPHWLKAQYEKLDYQDYSYYSAPSCGNCDDTCASQPGAVQQTGANAWLTEEVEEAFNQLGVPVREGKDVAVDAIFDSVSVATTYREKLSEQGIIFCSFGEAIHDHPELVKKYLGTVVPSNDNFFAALNAAVASDGTFIYIPKGVRCPMELSTYFRINAEKTGQFERTILVADEGSYVSYIEGCSAPVRDSYQLHAAVVEVIIHKDAEVKYSTVQNWFPGDNNTGGILNFVTKRALCEGENSKMSWTQSETGSAITWKYPSCILRGDNSIGEFFSVALTSGHQQADTGTKMIHIGKNTKSTIISKGISAGHSQNSYRGLVKIMPTATNARNFTQCDSMLIGPDCGAHTFPYVECRNNSAQLEHEATTSRIGEDQLFYCLQRGISEDDAISMIVNGFCKDVFSELPLEFAVEAQKLLAISLEHSVG
- a CDS encoding Ecr family regulatory small membrane protein, which produces MDKTALILLLLAVVVLVVGLWSIFSETLWIVASFLETLLYPTISTPE
- a CDS encoding alpha/beta fold hydrolase, producing MNAKPMMSYLDSGTGFPVLLGHSYLFDKSMWSPQIETLSQHFRVIAPDLWGHGESPALPGSPSSLADIAADHLALMDSLNIDQFAVVGLSVGGMWGAELAAAAPARVKAMMLFDTFIGDETDLARERYFAMLNAIDATGTLPPELLDYIVGQFYSQFAAPADVQQLTAYLSSLSAEQLRSSIVPLGKLIFGRPDRMTILDSVACPAHVATGELDLPRPPVEGRQMAEALGCQFTLIPNAAHISNRENPECVSQLIVDFMKQHC
- a CDS encoding EAL domain-containing protein, whose protein sequence is MKINTLEINGRKFLMTAEFHPIITLSGKNILRYQAVAQFYNAEDFLIPAEQIAALLEETAVSRKVTDFIFEVICHVLKMKETMTVSFILSSQLANDMDHLTQLLERCQHSNIAPQRIEIEVSDKMTYPQFISKLPSLKKAKEYGFMVSLGKFGCGNEHAERLQLFAFNTIKIDRSLVDGIARHPAKLSTLHRFIDSVIPAGTNVICEGVDSTADLALLNRYNAGGIQGYTFSRPLTFKQLQLLEGF